A window of Tursiops truncatus isolate mTurTru1 chromosome 8, mTurTru1.mat.Y, whole genome shotgun sequence contains these coding sequences:
- the B4GAT1 gene encoding beta-1,4-glucuronyltransferase 1: MQMSYAIRCAFYQLLLAALMLVAMLQLLYLSLLSGLHGQEEQDQYFEFFPPSPRSVDQVKAQLRTALASGGVLDASGDYRVYRGLLKTTMDPNDVILATHASVDNLLHLSGLLERWEGPLSVSVFAATKEEAQLATVLTYALSSHCPDMRARVAMHLVCPSRYEAAVPDPREPGEFALLRSCQEVFDKLARVAQPGINYALGTNVSYPNNLLRNLAREGANYALVIDVDMVPSEGLWRGLREMLDQSKQWAGTALVVPAFEIRRARRMPTNKNELLQLYQVGEVRPFYYGLCTPCQAPTNYSRWVNLPEETLLRPAYVVPWQDPWEPFYVAGGKVPNFDERFRQYGFNRISQACELHVAGFDFEVLNEGFLVHKGFKEALKFHPQKEAENQHNKILYRQFKQELKAKYPDSPRHC; the protein is encoded by the exons ATGCAGATGTCCTACGCCATACGGTGCGCCTTCTACCAGCTGCTGCTGGCCGCGCTAATGCTGGTGGCGATGCTGCAGCTGCTCTACCTGTCGCTGCTGTCCGGGCTGCACGGGCAGGAGGAGCAAGAccaatattttgaattctttcccCCGTCCCCGCGGTCGGTGGACCAAGTCAAGGCGCAGCTTCGCACCGCGCTGGCCTCCGGAGGCGTCCTGGACGCTAGCGGCGACTATCGCGTCTACAGGGGCCTACTGAAGACCACCATGGACCCCAACGATGTGATCCTGGCCACTCACGCCAGTGTGGACAACCTGCTGCACCTATCGGGCCTGTTGGAGCGCTGGGAGGGCCCGCTATCCGTGTCGGTGTTCGCCGCCACCAAGGAGGAGGCGCAGCTGGCCACGGTGCTGACCTACGCGCTGAGCAGCCACTGCCCCGATATGCGTGCCAGGGTTGCCATGCACCTTGTGTGCCCCTCACGCTATGAGGCCGCCGTGCCCGACCCGCGGGAGCCAGGGGAGTTTGCCCTGTTGCGGTCCTGCCAGGAGGTCTTTGACAAGCTAGCCAGGGTGGCCCAGCCCGGGATCAATTACGCGCTGGGCACCAATGTCTCCTACCCCAATAACCTGCTGAGGAATCTGGCTCGTGAGGGGGCCAACTATGCCCTGGTAATCGACGTGGACATGGTGCCCAGTGAGGGGCTGTGGAGAGGCCTGCGAGAAATGCTGGATCAGAGCAAGCAGTGGGCGGGCACAGCGCTGGTGGTGCCTGCCTTCGAGATCCGTCGAGCCCGCCGCATGCCCACGAACAAAAACGAGCTGCTGCAGCTCTACCAGGTGGGCGAGGTGCGGCCCTTCTATTATGGGCTGTGCACCCCCTGCCAGGCGCCCACCAACTACTCCCGCTGGGTCAACCTGCCAGAAGAGACCTTGCTGAGGCCTGCCTACGTGGTGCCCTGGCAAGACCCCTGGGAGCCATTCTACGTGGCCGGAGGCAAGGTGCCCAACTTCGACGAGCGCTTTCGGCAGTATGGCTTCAATCGTATCAGCCAG GCCTGTGAGCTGCACGTGGCAGGATTCGATTTCGAGGTGTTGAACGAAGGTTTCCTGGTTCATAAGGGCTTCAAAGAAGCTCTGAAATTCCATCCCCAGAAAGAGGCCGAAAATCAGCACAATAAGATCCTTTACCGTCAGTTCAAACAGGAGTTGAAGGCCAAGTACCCTGACTCCCCACGTCACTGCTGA